aaacaacacccccccccccaaaaaaataaaaataaaataaaaataagtaggtGATAAACAACAGAAGAAGAATTAGCTGTTTGATTGACTGACTTGTAAACCTTGTATCTTCGGGTTCTTAATACCACACACACCTAATCCTCACACTCTAATCAGTTTCTCATGTCAAAAATGACACTTATTAGGGTGACAACAACCAAAGTTAAGAGACCATTTTAAAAAGTCTCCCCCTCAGGCTCTTCCAATTGCATGCATGTGCTCACCATAAAATGACATTCTTAGCAAACAAGCAAAGCAGGTTgtctttttttatacagtatttaactTGATTCTGTAGGATACTGGCAGTTACCATAAGGATGTATCACTGTGGCTACTAGGAAAACATTTTCTTTAGGTCACACTTTAAAAGTGTATTAGATAGTGTGGGCTGTATTTATTCCTTTTTGCTTTTGGAATGGAGGCACACTTAGCAATGATAATCATGCCATCATAATAATATAAACTGAATTACTGCAAACGATAACTTGCacatgcacagtacagtacaggtcatCACAGGCAGCTCTTAAATCTTTAAGAGcacaatgttaaacaaaaaaacatttacaactttctctgggttttttttctctcatggCTTTATTACTGAAATGTATGAATTATACAATGAAAGACAATCGAAAACATAAAACAGACTAGACAAGACATTTTTAGTATGGTTCAAATTACAATTAGGACAATGAACAAATCATTACTATGCGCCATGCTGCCCCAAATGGTTGGAATTAGCGAGAGTCCACGTTACAGTAAGGATACTCGGATCACAGAATAGTTATGAACAGTGGCTAGATTTAGATTCTGCACAGATTATGATCATTTAGATAGATCCCATTAACTTTTGCAGTATTCTATCTGCTTACTGTTATCAAGTGTTATATTTATTTGGTTTTACTCTAGTAGAAGTCAACTGTATTGTTGCaaatttatttttagatattcTTAGCAGCATGTCCTTTGTCAACTGGGGGATTGCTCCTGAAGACAACCTGTGTCTGGAACAATATACAGCTTCCCATGTGCACTGTACTGTTGAAACAGAACAGTTACATGTTtaacagggattttttttttaaatcaaaagtgCTCAGTAATTCAAAATTAAGTTGGCAAACTGGAACTTCTCCGAAGTGGAGGGGTCATGGAAGTACTGGGCTGGACTTTTGTGTAGGCTACTGGAATGCTAGAGGGCTCTAGTAATTACCAGCTAAGGGACTGCAAGCCCACTGCATCTTTTTACTGTAAAAACGAATTCTGTGAACTGCAGCTTTGTATACTTTGTGGTACTTCTGGAGGTTAATGCACAGCACATTTCCTGTAAACATATGCATTTCTGTCATTATTTAGAAAAGGATCCAGCTATCCAGACCTTCCACTAAGGTTTACCATTAGTAGGCATTATCTGTAACCACAATTTTATcggtaaaaataaattaaataaataaaaaaaaaataatacaaaacaataatgaattaaaaaaaaaaaaagtggcaggTAATGACCTTCAAATGTTGGGTCCATAAATCTAATTTGAACTGTGTTTGCATTTGGTATCAGTCCCCCTAATTTAGAGGTTTTGAAAAAGTGTACGTTATGCGATGATGACATCATAATAGGAAACAATATCTCTGTGTTTCTCCTATTATGGCAAGACAAGTGGCCTATTTCAGAGTACAGCAGATTGGAAAGTCCAGAATTTACATAAGAAGCAtcctctcttttttattttttttaaagacgttTTAGCCTCAGGGCTAGGGCTATCTTTATTGTTTAAAGAAAACTCTGTTCTCTTATTCCTTTGAATAGTTCACAAGGTTGTTTTTCTTGATATGTAACTCCTGTTCCATCTCAGAAATGTTTCAGGTGATAAACTTCCTGTGACAGCTTTGGGAGGCAAATGTGACATAACCCGTTTACCAGCTTGGCATCCCCATGGGATTTAACTTCAAGTCTAATACAAGTCCTGCAGACTCCCTTCTTATTAAAACTACACCTGAGGGAGGGGATCAAGACCCCACTGGTATAaacaacagctgtttttttttagtttatttttaaccACATTCTACAATAACAGGGAATCtccctggattgcatcagccaTGTATATATTGGGGTAATCTGAGGATAACCACATAGTCAAGGTAATCCTGGTTGATTCACAATGATGTAAAAGGCTGTAGCTGTCGCTTATCCCGGCGATGTGCAGGTCGATCTAATCGACGCCAAAGTCAAAGGCAAATATACCCTCAAATGCCCAGTAAAGGAAACCTGAAAGTCTGAGGAATTTAACAAATGCTATAAATTCATCTTAAGGTAAATATCACATTGTCCAACTCACTGTCTGTAAGGGAATGTGAAACTGGTCATACTTTCTCTTTAGTAAAAAGGGGTTGATCAAAGTCTTTCAGCTTGCACCTCTCTTTGAATGTTGTGCCCATACTGCATGTGAGGCCTGCATAGTGAAGGgaagtaagatttatggaattattcaTTATCTGTAATCCCTGAAATTTAAATCTTGACAATAGTTCCTTAAAAggtatatatatagtagcattcctggttcccgcaggcaggcacatcacactgGGCGagacaatccacacacaggcgagGCAAgggcgcgaacccaggacctctcacACTGAAGCATAGctccgataccgctgtacaaaacagctagctcccttgcaaggagcgtgtGATTACGTCAcataccagccctactgctgccttcctcgtgcatgctacaatatatatGTTTTGCCAAATCAACGATTATTATaaacgtttattttttaaataatttattgtttttttcgatctttatttttcagttcaagCAGAGCATgtgtgaaatcgacctttatgcttaaccCGGCCCCCCCGACTTTTAATGTctttgagaaacgtctcatttagagaaacccctctgtcatattcaacatgcaacaaaaccatggttaccaacattctaattgaaataacgtaacgtttggtcacagcagagctatagcttgtaaagctaaagttcctacacaaataaaccgtagaaaatgcagcatataaagtgtattacacagacttttatagcatacatttacaagtaaaaataatatgcacagaacaaaatattagatAGTcaaacagaactaacttgcacttattattctgagctccgcccctctcctgcttatcatatataaatttatttcagtcgaactcatttttggggaatttgacgttttacgagctttaccgattacaatcaaaacgtagcaagcctagttataacaGACTCCAATGGACATTGGAAATCAGTATAAACGAAGTACGTTGTAAACACAATTagaaatgctgtatgtaactgcgaacataagtaccttaaatattTACTCTGTGTAGACATgtcaaatgttaaaaaatgtttgttgtcCCCGTCAGATACATAAATACTGGTAAATTCACATACGGGCAAGatgtaataagtagtaccattttacgAATGTATATTTTTGCTAAACGTAATTAAAATTGTATGTGTTATACATTTCAACTGTACTGTGCCAACAAAAATATAGAATTAAATagcaactgtttttcctgcctgacgtcacaaaCGCCACCGTGACTGTCATATTTGTGCAAAATATCTACCtctggaacaggaaaactgtacgtattaaacaatactgtatgtattaaactgtacgtatcaaaacagtactgtatgtattaaactgtatgtattaaacacaattaaactgcaacaaactctctctcacatacacatacactgctAGAGTTTTCTCTATTACCTTCTGTCACACATAAGAGCAatacaaactgcttctgtttaaaatgtagttttttttttttgatttactTAAAGAGTTTGAGTCTGGGACTGGAGCAATCCAGTAATATTCAAAATGATTGAGATTATAGCTACAGTCCCAACCTCCTTGGTGAATCATCGTTAAGGTTATATAGGACAATCTAACATGATCCATCCTACTAGCATAGCAACATACACTGCTTCCCTGCTGCTTCATAAGCACAATGTCTGTAGTACTGTCGATCAAAGACATTGGCTGTCAGCAGTATCTTCTGACACTGCATCAGATGACAGGAACAGATTGTTAAAATGATTCCACGTGGATTCTGGCTGAATTCTATGGGTGTAGGTTTAACTTGCTCACTGTCATTTGAAGAATCAATATTGTGCAATATTACACATCAAGGTGTAGCTGTGGGAGGAGCTGGGAATTAACACATAATTCCCTTAATTTTAACAAATACAAAGTGCGTGggcaaatacatttgaaattttattaaattacattcaGATGTGGATGTATTTTTTTCAGGGTCTGGGATTATCATAAAACCTTGTAAACATTCTACTTAACATGATTGCATATTTACAAAATtatcattaaaatgtattaaacaagtGAAAGTCACAGAGAAATGTGTCCTTTGAACTTTTTTTCTATCACTGTGCCATGCTTCAGCTGGATATGGATTTccttattttactgttttgtcaCAAGTAAGTTCATCTTCTAATATCTACTACTGTTTACTGTCTTGTTAACTTTATGCTGATTTTGTTAGTCTAAAAAGTGATTAGCTTTAAGTTTAAGAAagcacagtattaaaaaaaaaaaacaggacgtttttaaatgttaatgtgtTTCATGCTGTAGAGACTCCCTGTAGTTAGAAGTCCATCTGGATGTCAAAACACCGAGCCCCTACATTTGCCACTATTATTGGCACGAGTCCcgctatgtacagtacagtaaataattggatattattaaatattacctctgaatgaCTCAAATGAATCCACTTACATGGCATGGAAAAGCAGGTGAACATTTTTTAGAGCTCACAACTCAACAGTTCCTGTTGTTGGAAACCACAGCAAAAAGGTGGTAGCCTGCAGTAACTACAGACAAAATAAGAGCTTTAACAGGTTCCTTTGTATCTTTTATTGTAGAAATAAGTTGCAAACAAGCAAGTGCACTTGACTGTATTATCATTCAGATGTTGTTTGTAGTTAATATGTATCCATATTATTAACACATTTACAGACTTCCTGTTGCTCCCTTGTCAATACCACTGCACAGAACCACCAAACAATTTACATACTTGTGATACAGGTTTCCCTTTTTATAGGACGTTGCAGGTCTTAAGCGTCTTTGGGGTGTAGGGACTACAGAGCAATAGAAATTCTCTGTCATGCACCAGTTTGATAAAAGTCACCACTGGATAGGGGGGCACCCtcatatagaaaaaaaagaatccacagcacattcactcactgGCAACAAGGGAAACAGCAGCAGAATAATTTCTTGCAAGGGTTATTTCTCTTGTACTCCACAGCTTTCTTGATCTGAATCTTGGCCTCTCCCACGTAATTCGCGGTTTCCAATACATTCGTCTCAATGTTGTCCAGCATGTCTCCTTGCTCCTCCACCAACAAGGCCATCTGCAGGAACAAGTCGTGAACATCCCTGATGCGgctctccagctccagcagctcTTTGTGCCGGTTCTCAATTTCGTTAAGGGCTGAGCGGGCCGCCTTGCCATCGGTCAGCAGGTTTCCAGAGAAGACGTCCCACTTGCCATTCTCGATCATCTCCTCGATTTGTTCCCCCGAGATATCCTTGCCCATGATCTCCAGCTGCCTCTGGATGCGGGTCTTGCAGTTCTCCCGTTGTAGCATCTCGGCCTCGTTGTATTCAAACATAGCATCGCGGAAACCGTGTGACAGGGACAGGTGCTGGGCCCGCACTATGCGTGACAGAGCAGAGTTGACACCATACTTGGCCTCCATATCCTTACTGAAGGCTTCCATCTTCTGCAGCCGCTTGTAGATGCCTTCCCCCCTGGTCTTGATGTCCCGGGCAATGGCGCTGGAGTCTCGCTTGATACTGCTGATGCGCCGCATAGAAGTCAGGAAACGGGTGTTCTGCTTACCCAGCCTTTTAATGTCCACCCTGAGCATCTCGTTCTCACGGCGCACTGCCTGCACCTCTTTATACACTTCTTCCATGATGTGGTCCTCATCGAAGACAATGGCCTCTTGTACCAACTCCACATTATCGTCCACTTCATCAGGACTTTTCTCCTGAGAGGAGTTCTTGGAGAATTCCAACAGATCACTTAATCGGTCTTTCATTTTTCCTGCAATAGAAGACGGTAGAGATGTTACATTTTACCCCCCAAAATAACACAGCTTTCTCAAATTGCCCATGTGCTAATCTGGGATTTAGGGTTATAAATGGATCTTATTGTAAACCCAAAAGAGTGTACACCCTTTCTATGATCATACCTGTGGCCTTCAGGGAGGCATTTTAATGTTCTGATGCGATGACTTTTTAAGATGATTGTAAAATCAAAATGCACAGAGCTATAATTTATTGGCAGAGCTATATCAAATACTATGCTCAGATCTTGTTCTtgtgtgttttctgtaaaacattatttgtaaacaaaacacacaccagTGCACTGGCTGTAGAGGCTGGCCTTAAACACATTGTGCACAACAAAAGCTTGGGCTGGTTTCAAAGAGACAATTAAATGCATGGttcattttctgaaaaaataacCATGACAAAACAAGATGGCGAACAGTCTAAACGGCCAGTCATAAAATACTCTGTTCTCTACATAATCTTAATAATACTTAACACAAAATAACCGGGATTATTTCCTTAATGCTATAAATACCAAAACGAGGAAGTGATTTTTAAATCAAAGCTGTGTTTTGTGCTGTGGATGCTGTCTAACTGGCCACCAAAAACTAATGTTTAGCTCTTCTGGTAGAAAAAAACCCAACTTTGAACTTTTAATTTACAAGAAACAAGCTGCAGTGCAGTTTCACATTAAACCTTAAAGTATATCACAGGCAACGGACAGAGAATAAATAAATTTGTATGTGTACAGCAGATTAACGCCCCCTTACAAATGTGATGAGTATACATTTCTATATAATTATATCGATCTTCAATATGCAAATTATGAGATGCAGGCGGTGCGGATTTCCCAGAGCCCACATTTTATGAAGATTTCAAAGTCCCCTTAAACTCAGTTTCAGTACGAATAAGTATTCCCCCCCCCAAATAATTCTACCCGGTTGTGGAGGTTATTTTATCAGGATAATCTacctttaaatgtatttgctaTTTAATGTTCTTCTGAATAACATACTGCAATTAATCAATACACGtgacaaaaacacattaaaacactcTTTTGAGATCATGCGAGAAACCACTGCAGGTGCTAACGATTTGACAGTGTTACCTAATTAAATCCTACATCTTATTTcgaactttaataaaaaaaaaaataaaaaaaagaaaaataccttaTTTCATGGACTGTACATTGATCAGCAGAACATATTTATAACAATCTGTGCCGAAGACAAACTCCACAACTCATCCTCAATTGTTCCCATACCTACAACTTCAATCTCATAAGCACTAGTAATTGACGTACGATATGGGCAGGGACTTTCCTTCCTAATAAGAGGGGTATCGCTGCAGAACGCAGACTcgcacagcatagctctcacaggcagctcacagggtagtgctgcgtgcgcaacccGTAATAAACGTCATCGTAAAACGCCACAGCACGATCACATGAGGCATTAAtggtttaaataataaagtagCTTGCTGACTCAAAGAAATAAATGGCAAGATCTGCTTCTGTGGAACCCCTTGTGCAGTGCGTTGCTAGAAGAGACCTCAGGATCTTATTATTCAAAAGGGTCAAtaaagttttgtaacattttgtaCTCCCATATGTTTCAATTCTCATGGAGTGGTGATTTATTTGTGAAAATTTAATTACGGGTATAATTTATTCAGTTGAAAAtgattaaatatatacatatgtctGCAATAATTTATGTATTGGTCACTGGGAGATTTGTGTGTACACCACCGACATATGAAGGTTAATTATTTTAGTGTTACCGAGTTAAGTTCTTACCGGGACATGTTTTCTAGCCTAACGTTAATAATTCTAATACAAATTATGAATGGATTAATACATAATTAGGCCACCTCAGTGCAAGATTATGTGCTAATGTCACCTGCATTTAAAAAGCGCAGCATCAACAAACCCCCCTGTAACAACTATCTCCCTTAATAAAGTGACTgattaataaagaaaatataaattacaGATACTCAGTTAACTAGCTAAATGTACAAAGACCAAAGGTTTGTTGTTGTTCTATTGTAGGACAGGGGCTGAAGTAtaaaaatattacagtatttaGCTAACATTGACTTTGGAGTTGCGTTGCTGTTGACGAAATTATTtagtctgctttttatttacctcTATATTATGATCACGTTGACGGTGAATGAAGCACACACTTGCACAGTTTGGATGACGTAAATTACATgcgagctccctgcgagagctacactgTGCGAGCCTTCGTCCTGCAGCGATATACACTTAACAGCGCCCTGCTGGTAAACTGTGGGTGGAGTCATGTATTTTAAACCGAGCTGTTAGATCTGAGTTCTGCACCTTGAGTAAAAATtatttcaatatattgtagtCGACAACTTTTACTTATGATGTCAGTATTGGAGATACTGAAACTGTCAGCTATTACTGCCAATAAGAATATAAACTGTTATGTTGATTGCTACAAAATAAAATTGACTGGCTCATTCAATGCTATATTCACTTTCTTCCGTCTTTCTCACGGAGAAAAGCGAAGTGAAAAATATTTCTGATTTCTGAGAAATGTACAAGCTTATTCATCCAAGCGCGTGAACATCATCATTTTATCTTCTTAACATCTGCTTTGACCTGAAATACCGCAAAGGCATCTTGTCTACTATAAGATTCTGAAACACGGTTTTCCAATTGGTTGTCATTTACGTTATTATGATACACAAGTTTGCATGATAAGCTTTTGGTCCATTAtgcatttcatatttatttatttattttgataggATTAAAAAAATTGGTAATGTTACAAAGAAGAGCagtgatttgtattttaaaatggataAAAAGTGTTGATCACTAATGTGTTCCTATCTAGTATTCCACCACCTGGTCTAAAAATCAGACACTTTGCAATCGACTTTTTAGTTCGCCTGCTTTAGCCTTTTTGTCCAGACTGTCATAGAGTCTTATTACCAAGCTACAGCGATTCATTGTGTATTCTTGTGAATTACTGCACATCTAATTAAAGTGTAAGCACATTCCATAGTTTATACAAATTCCTTGTATTGAAATTTTACTATGAGGTTTAGTACTGCCATAGTTTAGATACATAATCCAGGGGCGTTTTTTAAGACGTTTATGAAAACCAATAACGGCATGCCAGTCCCTCCACGCAATTTTGtctgtaaaatacaaaataccagGGAGAGAGCCCAATTTAATCATTTTAACAGCAGTCTTATAAAAGAGCAAGGGTAACTTGTCCATCTTATCCTTTTTTTTTGACAGCTTATTTCTCTCAATCTGTTCTAAATGTTTACATTgctttgcgtgtgtgtgtttgatttttcaGTGTCTCgtcattctatatatatatggctCCCTTGAGAaaaatatgtacaacatatcgaaacgttgggcagctggctctttgagctaatatatatatatatatatatatatatatatatatatatatatatatatatatattttgattttgTTGTGGGTATAGTTGCCACATTTGCTGTGGCTGATCTGAATCGTTTTTCCATTATtggtacagttttaaaatgttcttatgttacTTGTATGGCATGATGTTTGGATATCATAATTCACATTCAGTTCCTTATTTGATTCACCAatatgtttgctattttaaaactctaatggttggtttcacagaccctgatcagtTCTAATCGTGCAATGCTTTACCCAAGGTTACATTAGTTACACCaacattagtgctaatcagagtctgtgaaaccagctataAGGGTTTATGGTTACAGTTAACAAGGACGTATAGAGTGACTCTGGGCCACAGTTATCAAGGTCTCATTCTCTCCAAAGTGCAATTGCAAACTTGCCTGACCCTTGGTACCTTGATTAAAATGCTCGCTTGGGGTGGGAGATCTACTGGTAAGCAACAATCTTGGGAAATCTGGTTTTACCaaaggtaaagtagtccaagattagtctgTCTCATCCACCAGATTATTTGATTATGATCAGTTAATTCAATTCAATAACACATACTGTGATGATGTTAGCCTTGCAAAATGTCACAAAGCTGGCAGAGCAAGTTAGATGTGTATATGGGCACACATTGATCTTGCAATGTTATTGGACTGTTTTTTACTCACAGATTGATATCAGACTCTGAAGAATGTAGAACTGTTTCACTTCTCACGAATGTACAATTATCAGAAATTCCTGTTGCTAAAATATTGTATTGATTATATGTTACATACATTATAAATGTTATTGGTATTAATGTGTGAGACTAAGGAGTTTGTTTTGTGACACTGCATCATAGGATCCTGATTTTGAATCTCAGCTTCCCTACATTTAGACTCTGTATCTTACTAACTAACTACCGAATAAAAAAAGTGGCATCTAAACTGGGATAATGGGATCAGCCCAACAGTTTATTATTAAACTTGTAGGACAATTTTTCCgaaaggaaaaaaacaatgttaaattCCTACAATACTTGTTACATGACATTAATACCTTTTCGCCTTACAGACAAAATAGAGAACATTTTGCAACTGAAGTATTATAGTTGCTCTGCACCGTACCTCTTAACTAACACAAACCTTTTAATTGGCGAGGGGTCTATTGCGAAACATATTCAATACTAGCGGTGTTTCTAAGGCATGTAATTTAACACTGCTAAGATGTAAATCCTTTGTCTGATTCACACTGTGTAAAAGGTGTTTTGAAAtcagaacaaataaaacagaattcaACTAACAGGGAGGGAATAGAGAGGTTCCTGGCCTGAGACATGCATCATCAGGCAAAACTTACATGTAGTAGTAAATACATTATTGATAGTTCACCTGTGTTGGATTCCTACGCCATgttcaatatatttttttgaaaTGTACTGCCTGGGTCCGTGCTCCCAGTGGATATTAGTCCACAACCCAAACATCCCAGACACCCACAATCGTGATTTGTGcatgagagaggcccaggacagAGGAGAAGGGGGGTTCACGTCAGGATTGAAGTGCGCTTGAGGAACTGTGAGGGAAAAGCTGGCATGCTACCAACGGGCCTGATGGTAAAATGCACAAGCAGCTTAAATTCAGTTTCTAGTAAGTGGTACCCTGCTTCAACCCAGTTCACAACTAGATGAGACTGAGGCAGATGGATGTCAAGTGCTTTGACCAGGATCAAACAGGGAGTTACAGTAGTGGTTAACTTGGATTTGAACCCAGCCCTTTGTTGTAACCATATCGCAATTGCACTGTACTAAACTGTTACTTCCTGTTCTATaatataactgtttttatttatttatttattttttataatatcaaagttcagttttgtttctgtgttatttttcCATAATGATCACCATGGACACCTTTTCACATATTAGAAATACATTTCCAGAAATTGTTGAAAGTCCAAATATCTGTTACTAAACATGTGGGCTTAAATATTGTCATATGCTTTTTTTCTAAAAGCTGCAAGAAAAAGCATGTAATAAGAAGTAAAATAGTACACAGTAATATTATTACTGTAAATGCAAGAAAGCAGAAGCATGGCAAATTAAACATGTTTAGACAGAGAATTTTCCATTGTCTAATAAAATGTGTTGCAATATGCTGCTTGTGCTTCTGACTCAAAATCATGAGCAATGAGTAACACCCAATGAAAATCCACTCATACTGACAGCAGTCCAAAGCATTAACATGGATTTTAAACCACCATTTCAAAAGACCTGACAATGATACTTAGAAAACctagaaaatatattttcactgagattttaattgtacactAAAGTGACCTAAAAGAATTGACCCATACACAATCCCCATTAGCCGTGCCTGTACCTGTATAGCATAGTTCTTTCATGAGTTCTGCCTGTGGTATTAATTTGAAGCTTTGTAACATCAGTGCTCAATCAATGTAAACAGAGGACTAGGGTAAATGCTTTGTCAACATGGCCTATTCAATGCAAAATACTTCATAATAAAAGGTCAGCAGTCAAAACTTTATACTTCCACTCAGTTATCTAAATCATGATTATCCAGAGTTCTGGGCTATCAAACAAATGTCACGTCTCCGTATGCATTAAAAGCACAGTCTGTGCAACCCTGATTATCCAAGATACCTgaattgtaaaacaaaatgtgtgcaCTCAAGGAAGTTTGGATAATTACTGTACAGCTGCAGTTGAGGCAATCATTCAAGAATCGTTGAATATAGGTCTATCCGATTTCTAACAAACTCTTAAGGGTTTATTGAACTTTAAATCAATTCACAAACCTCACGATTCCCTTTTAATAACCAAGCATTTTGTGATTTCTCTGTCAACTTTCAACTTAATAACACCGTACTGTGAAGTGCGTGGCTGAAATACGATATCTTGTTTGAACTTGAATTGTGCAGTGCCGTGCACACCCTTGCTGTCCATCACCAGGCAACACAATATTAACAACACGGAACTGGgttgttgttttataaaatgACAGCAAGAGAAGTAAGTCTGTTACATTTCAAATGGCTTCGCCTCATTAATTTCAAAGTCCAAAAAACGTATTTGTAAAACACAACTCACTTCTACATTTCATGGCTAAAGAATAAAAAAGTGACAACTCAAAATGAGTTCTGGAGAAGCTTAGTAAAGCAGCTCCTCCCTGTGTGTTCTTTGTAGAATCTTTATAGTCCCCAAAAGGCTTTCTCTGGGATCTTAGACATGTTTAACTTATCACAGAGCAAGCACCAGAAGGTTCCATAGAATGGTTTCAATGTAAAACCAAGTGTTTAAACTATAACTATTGgcgttacaatatatttacagAGCTTATCAAGTGTGTAAGAGGAGATAAGTCCTCTGTGTGGGTAAAACCCAAGACAAAGTTTACGTTGTTACACTACAGTTAGACCATAtcagtatacagtatgtgcccTGTAGCTATAGCTATTACAACaagtttttgtatttcatttttttatggtcTTGGATTTAAAACTGAAGAACACTCAGCTG
This sequence is a window from Acipenser ruthenus chromosome 6, fAciRut3.2 maternal haplotype, whole genome shotgun sequence. Protein-coding genes within it:
- the LOC117410839 gene encoding syntaxin-11, producing the protein MKDRLSDLLEFSKNSSQEKSPDEVDDNVELVQEAIVFDEDHIMEEVYKEVQAVRRENEMLRVDIKRLGKQNTRFLTSMRRISSIKRDSSAIARDIKTRGEGIYKRLQKMEAFSKDMEAKYGVNSALSRIVRAQHLSLSHGFRDAMFEYNEAEMLQRENCKTRIQRQLEIMGKDISGEQIEEMIENGKWDVFSGNLLTDGKAARSALNEIENRHKELLELESRIRDVHDLFLQMALLVEEQGDMLDNIETNVLETANYVGEAKIQIKKAVEYKRNNPCKKLFCCCFPCCQ